GATGCAGTTTCCCGCGCTGCTCGCGTGCCAGATCGCGATCGTGACGATATTCAATATAGGCGCGCGCCAGTTGGGGCCAGGGGCCGCTCATCAGCGTCTCTTCAACTGCGCACTGAATGTCGCGAATATCCACTTCGTCGCGGCTAGCCAGCTGCTGGCCCACCTCGGTCGCCACCTGCGCGCACCAGGCGCTATCGTTCACCTGGGCAGCGCGTGCTGCCGCCTGCACCGCACTGGCAATGCGCTGTTCATCAAAAGGCACTTTGCAGCCATCACGCTTAATCACTACCGTTGCCATTTAGCCTCCATGAAACTACATGTTGTGGTTTTATTGAAGTGTAATATCTACATATGGTGTTTGCGCGGAAATTAATTAGGCCGTTATTGACCAGGCGCAAGGAAGTTCCTGCAAAGCATGAAAGGCGTGCATTCTGCCATCTGACTAAACTGAAAAAGTTTTAACACGCCCATACTTCTGGTTTGCCTGGCTTGATTTGCGTCGCGAAGCAGATTTAATGGGCTTTTTGCCGGTTTTGGTCCGTCAATTTTCCACAAGGATGCCCCTCATGCCTCTGCCCCGAACGCTGCTCGCCTGTTGTTTATCAATGAGTTTTTCTGCTTTCGCGACACCGGCGGGTGACCTGCCGCTTATGCCCTGGCCGCAACAGGTTGAACAGCCGCACAGCGGCGGAGCGTATCAGCTGACACCACAGCTCACGCTGCAAATCTCGGGCGATCATCTGGAGGGGGCGGAGGTGCGTTGGCTGGCGCGCATCGCACGGCAAACCGGCTGGCCGTTGTTGCCGTCTGGCGATGCAGACGAAAAGGCCACCATTCGCATCCAGATTGCGGATGCAGTTGATCCACTCCCCCAGCCGGACAGCGATGAAAGCTATCATCTGGTGGTCAACAGTGACGGCGTGTTGCTGGAGGCCAGGACTCGCTTTGGCGCGATGCGCGGCATGGAGACGTTGTTGCAGCTGATTGAAAACAGCGAAAGTGGCACGGTGATCCCCTACGTCACCATCGATGATCAGCCGCGTTTTGCATGGCGCGGCTTGCTGATCGATTCTGCCCGTCACTTTATGCCGGTGGAGACCCTCAAACGTCAGATTGATGGCATCGCGGCGGCGCGTATGAATGTTTTCCACTGGCATCTGACCGACGATCAGGGCTGGCGCTTTGCCTCCAGCCATTATCCCCAATTGCAGGAGAAAGCCAGCGATGGTCGCTACTACACGCAGCAGGAAATGCGTGATGTGGTGCAATACGCCACGCAACGCGGTATCCGCGTGGTGCCGGAAATCGATCTGCCCGGCCATGCATCGGCCATGGCGGTGGCGATGCCGGAGTTGATGAGCGCGCCAGGACCCTATGCGATGGAGCGCGGCTGGGGGGTGTTTAAGCCGTTGCTCGATCCGAGTAATGAAGAAGTCTTCAACTTTATTAATACGCTGGTGGGGGAGGTGGCGGCGATCTTTCCGGATCCTTACCTGCATATTGGTGGCGATGAAGTTGATCCCACGCAGTGGAATGATTCCCCAAAAATTCAGCAGTTTATGCGCGATCATGGCCTGAAAGACGCCCATGCCTTACAGGCGTGGTTTAATCAGCGGGTGGAAAAAATCCTCGAAGCCCATCAGCGGCAGATGGTGGGCTGGGACGAAATCTATCATCCCGATCTGCCGCATAGCATTCTGATCCAGTCATGGCAGGGGCAGGATGCGCTGGGCGAGGTGGTGAAAAATGGCTATCGCGGCATCCTCTCAACCGGTTTCTATCTCGACCAGCCACAGCCTGCGGCTTATCACTACCGCAACGAACCTTTCCCCCAGGGGTTGAATGGGCAGGATCAGCTGCAACCGGGTGAACAGGCGCAGAGCTGGCAATTCACCCTGCCGCGCCTGAAGGGCAGCCCGGTGCAGGGCAGCTTCACCCTGATTGACGGCAAAGGAGGCTGGCGCGGGTTTATCGACTTCAGCGGCAAAGCACGGCGCATGGTCAGCCAGGTTGACTGGCTGTCCCCTGGGCAGGTGACGTTCCGTGTCGATAGCTGGATGGGAGAAGTACAGCCGGTGGTGACGCTGACGGAAAACAACCTGACCGGTTATATGCTGGTGGGTAACGTGCGTTATCCCACCGAGGGGAGCCTCCTGGCGCAGATGCCAGCGGGTATCGCTCCGTCACTGCCGACAACCCAGCAACTGAGCGACAATCTGTTGGGCGGCGAAGCGGCGCTGTGGGCAGAAAACGTCAACAGCCAGATTATTGATACCAAACTGTGGCCGCGTACTTTTGTCGTGGCCGAGCGGCTGTGGTCAGCCGCTGACGTGAACGACAGCGACAATATGTACCAGCGTCTGCGTGCTATCGATCGCTGGAGCACCGTGTCGGTAGGGTTGCAACAATACCGGCAGGCGGAGGTGCAGATGATGCGTCTGGCCAACAGTACCGATATCACCCCGCTGCGCGTGCTGAGCGAAGTGCTGGAACCGGCGCAATATTACACGCGCCAGCATCTGAAATTCCAGGCGGGGCACTACAACTATTTTGAACCACTGAACCGGCTGGCTGACGTGCTACCTGCGGAGAGTGAAGCGATACGTTTGCTGGATAAACAGGTTGATGCGTTGATTACCAACCGCGAAAACCATCAGGCCGCCAACGCCATTCGCCAGCAGTTACAACGCTGGCTGAGCAATTGCGACCGGGTAATGCCGCTGACGCTGCATAACTATCAGCTGCATGCGTTACAACCGCAGGTGCAGCAGGTGGCTGAGCTGAGTCGTATGGGGCTGGATTTAGTGGCGACGTTGCAGCGTAATCAGGCGTATGGTGCAGGCGAAGTGGCGCAGATGCAGGCAAAACTGGATGCGGCTGCACAGGTGCAGGATGAAACGGTGCTGGCTATGGTGCGACCACTGGAGAAACTACTGCGTTCTTTCAAATAATCACGGACGTAGCGGCGCGATTTATCGCGCGGATTTTTCTGGCATCGCGCGAAATCGCGCCGCTACGTGGGATCAACGACGAATCGCGATCGCTTCGATCTCAATCTTCACGTCTTTCGGCAGACGTGCCACTTCTACGCAGGAGCGTGCCGGGAAGCTGGCGTTATGCTCGGTGAAAAAGGCTTCATAGGTGGCGTTGACGGTGGCGAAATCGTTCAGATCTTTCACGAACACCGTGGTTTTTACGATATCGCCCACTTTCAGGCCAGCGGCTTCAACAATCGCCTTCACGTTTTCCAGCGACTGACGCGCCTGAGCGGAAACATCTTCTGCTACGGCACCGGTTTGCGGATCCACCGGAATCTGGCCGGAGGTGATGATCATGCTGCCGAGATCCACGCCCTGTACATACGGACCAATCGCTGCCGGTGCTTTTTCAGTACTGATTTCGCGAGACATTGTTTCTCCTTAAGAAAGTGCGCCGCCAGCCGCTGCCAGCGACGTGAAAATATCGACCCATTATAGGGACGATGCCGACGATTACCAGTGACCGAGCACCACGTGATGCGCGAACTCTTTCTCGCAATATTTGCACTTCAGATGCACTTCGTTATCGCGCTTTTTCACCGCAAAACTGGAGAACACCGGCTCGCTGCGGCTGATGCAGTTGCCGTTCGGGCAGGTGAGCACGCGCTCGATACGATCCGGTAACGTCGGGGCGATCTTCGCCACCACTTCATACTCGTCGATGCGGTTGACGGTGGCATGCGGCGCATACACCGCCAGCTGGTTGATTTGATCGTCGGTCAGGAAGGTGTTTTCGATCTTGATCAGATCCTTACGTCCCATTTCACCGGAAGGCAGATTCAAACCAATGGTGATGCGCTGATCGGTTTCCGTCAGGCGAAACAGCGACAGTAACTTAAAGCCAACCTGTGCCGGGATATGGTCAATCACCGTGCCGCGTTTGATGGCTTCAACCTGCAATTTGTTATCGTGTGTCATGCTGTTTTCCTCCTTACAGGGCCAGGTCGCGATTCAGGACCAGCGCCAGCAGCGCCTGGCGGGCGAAGATGCCGTTACCCGCCTGCTGGAAATACCAGGCGTGTGGCGTGCTATCGACGTCGGTGGTGATCTCATCAATGCGGGGCAGCGGATGCAGCACCTTCATATTGTCGCGTGCCCCTACCAGGTCGCTGGCGCGCAGAATGAACTGGGCCTTAACGTTGGCGTATTCCGACGGGTCGAGACGCTCTTTCTGCACGCGTGTCATATACAGGATATCCAGCTGCGGCAGCACTTCTTCGATGCTGTCATGACGTGACCAGCTGATGTTGCGTTCATCCAGCATATCGGTGATGTAAGACGGCATCGCCAGCGCATCAGGGGCGATAAAGAAGAAGCGGTTGCCGTCGAATTTTGCCAGCGCCTGAGTCAGGGAATGCACGGTACGGCCATATTTCAGGTCACCGACCATCGCCACATTCAGGTTATCCAGACGGCTCTGGGTTTCGCGAATGGTAAACAGGTCGAGCAGGGTTTGGGTCGGATGCTGGTTGGCACCGTCACCGGCATTAAGAATCGGCACGCCGCCGGAAAACTCGGTCGCAAGGCGAGCGGCCCCTTCCTGCGGATGGCGCATCACGATGGCATCAACATAGGTGCCAATCACCGAGATGGTATCGGCAAGCGTTTCACCTTTCTTACCGAGCGAAGTGTTGCTGCCGTCAGCAAAACCCACCACCGAGGCACCGAGGCGATGGATGGCGGTTTCGAACGACAGGCGGGTACGCGTCGAGGCTTCAAAGAAGCAGCTGGCAATCACGTTGTGCTTCAGCAGCTCTGGCTGTGGATGCGCTTTCAGCTGTGCAGCGGTATGCAGTACCAGCTCCAGCTCGTCGCGGCTGAGATCGTTAATAGAAATAATGTGCTTACGATATAGCGGGTTGGCCATAGCTCTCTCCTCTGCGCTGCCGGATGACGGACAAAAAAAGCCCCTGCTTAAGGGGCTTTTTTTGCGATCGATTGATGACGGAAAGAAACAGATGCGCCGCCAGCTTTCTGGCGTAATGGAGCGTCAAATTGTGCGCTGCGCTGTTGCATGCTTCCTCCCGGCAAATTGTGGCGCATTATACGCATTCACTGATTTGCATCAAGCAAAAATCGCGGCGAGGTAAACGTTTGCCCTGGCGGCTGTTACGGCTGCCCCAGCGTGGCGACCATCACCGCTTTGATGGTGTGCATACGGTTCTCTGCCTGATCAAATACGATGCTGTGCTCCGACTCAAACACGTCATTGCTGACTTCCATGCCGTCTTGCAGACCGTACTGCTCGGCCATCTGGTGTCCGAGGGTGGTTTGATCGTCGTGGAAGGCGGGCAGGCAGTGCAGGAATTTAACCTGCGGATTGCCGGTGAGCGCCAGCATCGCGCTGTTGACCTGATACGGGCGCAGCAGGGCGATACGATCGGCCCATACCGATTTGGCTTCGCCCATCGATACCCATACGTCAGTGTAGATGAAATCGGCACCCTGCACGCCTTCGGCGATATCTTCCGTCAGGGTAATTTTGCCACCGGTTTTCTGTGCCGCCACACGGCACTGCTCCACCAGTTGTTCTTCCGGCCAGCAGCCTTTCGGTGCCACCAGACGCAGATCCAGCCCGACCAGCGCTGCCGCTTCCAGCATGCTGTTGCCCATGTTGTTGCGGGCGTCACCGACGTACACCAGCGTCATTTCGCTCAGGGATTTTTGCGGCAGATGTTCCTGCATGGTGAGGAGATCCGCCAGCAGCTGCGTCGGATGGAACTCGGTGGTCAGCCCGTTCCATACCGGCACGCCAGCATATTCGGCAAGGGTTTCCACCAGCGCCTGGCCGTAGCCACGGTACTGGATGCCGTCATACATGCGTCCCAGCACGCGCGCGGTATCTTTCATCGACTCTTTATGGCCGATCTGGCTGCCGCTCGGGCCGAGGTAAGTGACGTTAGCACCCTGGTCGTAAGCGGCAACTTCGAAAGAGCAACGGGTACGGGTCGAGTCTTTTTCGAAGATGAGCGCGATGTTTTTACCTTTCAGGTACTGCGTTTCGCTGGCGTTTTTCTTTGCGTGTTTTAATTCACCGGCAAGACTTAACAGGTAATCAATTTCTGCTGGGGTGAAATCCAGCAATCTCAGGAAATGACGTTGATTCAGCTGACTCATACAGCTCTCCGTGTGATCATCATAAATGAATTAAAATTCAATCTAACCGTATGAATATGCATTTTCAACCCCGACGTTAAGAAACTTTGTGTTTTGAGTAGTGGCGCGCGAGGCAGTGTGGGAAAATAATTGCATTCATTGCCGAACATTTTGAGGACATCACCATGGCATACGAAGCATTGCTGGAAGAACAACGCGAAGAGACGCGGTTGATCATTGATGAATTACTGGAAGATGGCAGCGATCCGGATGCGCTCTACACCATCGAGCATCATCTCTCCTGCAACAATTTTGACTCGCTGGAAAAAGCAGCGGTTGATGCCTTCAAGCTGGGCTACGAAGTCACCGAGCCGGAGGAACTGGAGCTGGAAGATGGCAGCACGGTGATGTGTGTCGATATTCTGAGCGAAGCGGCGTTGAAACCCGAGCTGATCGATGCGCAGGTTGAGCAACTGGTGAACCTGGCGGGTAAATACAACGTCGATTACGACGGCTGGGGAACCTATTTTGAAGACCCGGATGCTGAAGACGAAGATGACGACGGCGACTTTATCGACGATGAAGACGACAACGGTGTGCGTCACTAAGGCTTAACGGGCGGCGCAGGCCGCCCGAACTCAATTCCCCGCAAGACAAAGACAACCGATGAATTACGCCCCGCTGTTAGAACCTATCCATCAGTTTCTGCATTGCCGCACGCCGCAGGCGTGGATTGATGAAGCGCGCAAACCAGAAAATCTGACGTTGCTGCTGACCGATCATATGGTATGCGAGTTGAAAGCGGCACAAACCGCCGTCTGGCTGATTCGCAAATATGTCGCGGATAAGCCCAGTGGTGACGCCATTCTGGCGTGGCTACAGCCTTATGAAGATTTCATCTTTGGTGAAAATCACGACAGCAACTTTATCAACGCCCATAAGAATCTGACCAAAAGTATCATCGTGCGTAATGAACTGCCGTGGGCGGATGATTTGGTGGAAAAGATGGTGCTGCTGATCAAAGAAGAGCTGCATCATTTTTATCAGGTATGGGAAATCATGCAGGCGCGCGATCTGCCGTATCGCAAAATCACCGCCAGCCGCTACGCGAAGGGATTGCTGCGTGAAGTCACCACACATGAACCGGATACGCTGGTGGATAAGCTGATTTGTGGCGCTTACATTGAAGCGCGTTCCTGCGAACGTTTTGCCAGCCTGGCACCGTATCTGGATGAGCAACTGGAGAAATTCTACATTTCCCTGCTGCGTTCAGAAGCACGTCATTACCAGGATTATCTGGCGCTGGCGGCGCAGATATCGCCGAAGGATATCGCACCACGCGTACGCGCCATTGGTGAGGCAGAAGGGCGGTTAATCAGCGAACCGGATACGGAGCTGCGTTTTCATAGCGGTGTACCGACCTTCTGACGTAGCGGCGCGATTTATCGCGCAATGTTTTTGGCGCGTGTACAAACCCGCGCGATAAATCGCGCGGCTACAGGGTCCGTAGCATCCGTACTTCGCAATCCACATGCCCGGTGCAGCCCAGCGCTTCTTCAATCAGCGTAAAACCGAGCGATTCATATAACTTAATGGCACGCGTCAGGCTGCCGGTGGTTTCCAGATAACAGCGGCGAAACCCCTGCTGGCGCGCATAATCCATCGCGCGCAGTGCCAGATCACGCGCCAGGCCAAAGCCGCGCACTTCCGGCATAAAGTACATCTTTTGCAATTCACAAATATCTGGCGCACTGCATGCCAGTGGTGCCACGCCGCCCCCGCCCAGCACCTTGCCCTGATGCTCGACAATCCAGTAGGCGCTGTTCGTTTCGCTATACAACTCAAACAAACGATCCAGGTTGGGATCGGACACGGTATAGCCTTTGTCTGCGGTCAGACCGAACTCGGCAGACACCGCGCGAATCACCTGCGCAATCAGCGGATTATCGGCAGCAGTAATCGGGCGCACCTGAAGATTCAGTGGGGTGACGGTGGTCATTATCATCTCATCCGATATAAAAAAGCCGGGCAGTGCCCGGCTTCGGTTAAGCAGTTGGCCTGAAACGCTTACAATGCCGCAATCACGCCCTGCTGTTCAATCAGTTTTGCTTTCGATTGTTCCAGCTCTGCTGCACGCTCGCGCTCCTTCGCCACCACCGCTTCCGGTGCGCGGGCGACAAAGCCTTCGTTCGCCAGCTTGGTCTGGATCTTCTCGATCTCAACATCAAGCTTGGTCAGCTCTTTAGCCAGACGATCCAGCTCCGCGTCTTTGTTGACCAGATCCGCCATCGGGATCAGCAGCTCCGCGCCTTCAACGATCTTGGTCACCGATACCGGGCCTTTCTCGCCCGCAGGCAGAATGGTCAGGCTTTCCAGGCGCGCCAGACGCGACAGGAAGTTGCGGTTCTCTTCCACGCGACGCAGCGCCGCAGGGGAGCAATCACGCAGCAGCACATCCAGCGGCTTGCTCAGTGCGATGTTCATTTCGGCACGGATATTACGTACCGCGACAATCGCCTGCTTCATCCACTCGATATCCGCTTTGGCCACGGCATCTTCTTTCGCCGCATCGTACTGCGGGAACGGTTGCAGCATGATGGTATCGTCGCTGATATTTTTCAGGCCTTTGACACGCTGCCAGATGGTTTCGGTGATAAACGGAATAATCGGGTGCGCCAGGCGCAGCAACGCTTCCAGCACGGTGACCAGCGTATTACGCGTGCCGCGCAGTTCCGCTTCGCTGCCGCTGTTCATCACTGGCTTGGTCAGCTCCAGATACCAGTCACAGAACTGGTTCCAGGTGAAGTCGTACAGCAGGTTCGCCGCGATATCGAAACGATAGCTGTCCAGCGCTTCACGATAGGCTTTCACCGTGCTGTTGAACTCGGTCAGGATCCAGCGATCCGCCAGCGACAGCTTCATTTCGCCGCCGTTCTGACCACAATCCTGATCTTCGGTGTTCATCAGCACAAAGCGGCTGGCGTTCCACAGCTTGTTACAGAAGTTGCGGTAGCCTTCCAGGCGCTTCATATCCCAGTTGATGTCGCGGCCGGTTGACGCCAGTGCCGCCAGGGTAAAGCGCAGGGCGTCGGTGCCTGATGGCACGATCCCGTCCGGGAACTGCTTCTCGGTGCGTTTACGGATTTTATCCGCCAGCTGCGGCTGCATCATGTTGCCGGTACGTTTTTCCAGCAGATCTTCCAGCGAAATGCCGTCAACCATATCCAGCGGATCGATGACGTTACCTTTCGACTTGGACATCTTCTGTCCTTCTTCGTCGCGGATCAGGCCGGTGATATACACGGTCTTGAACGGCACCTGCGGTTTGCCGTCTTCATCTTTCATGAAGTGCATGGTCAGCATGATCATGCGGGCAATCCAGAAGAAGATGATGTCGAAGCCACTCACCAGCACGCTGGTCGGGTGGAAGGTACGCAGCGCTTCGGTGTTCTCCGGCCAGCCGAGGGTCGAGAAGGTCCACAGGCCGGAAGAGAACCAGGTATCCAGCACGTCTTCGTCCTGGCGCAGCGCGATGTCGGCAGCCAGATTATTTTCCTGACGAACTTCCTCTTCGGTGCGACCTACGTACACGTTGCCGTGGTTGTCGTACCAGGCCGGGATGCGATGACCCCACCACAGCTGACGGGAAATACACCAGTCCTGAATATCACGCATCCAGGAGAAATACATGTTTTCGTACTGCTTCGGCACAAACTGGATGTCGCCGTTTTCCACTGCTTCCACCGCGACTTTCGCCAGCGGGGCAGTGCGCACGTACCATT
This genomic stretch from Pantoea cypripedii harbors:
- a CDS encoding valine--tRNA ligase; this translates as MEKTYNPQDIEQPLYEHWEQQGYFKPNGDTSQESFCIMIPPPNVTGSLHMGHAFQQTIMDTMIRYQRMQGKNTLWQAGTDHAGIATQMVVERKIAAEEGKTRQDYGRDAFIDKIWQWKAESGGNISRQMRRLGNSVDWERERFTMDEGLSNAVKEVFVRLYKENLIYRGKRLVNWDPKLRTAISDLEVENRETKGSMWHIRYPLADGAKTAEGKDYLVVATTRPETLLGDTGVAVNPEDPRYKDLIGKELILPLVNRRIPIVGDDHADMEKGTGCVKITPAHDFNDYEVGRRHALPMINILTFDGDIRVTAEVLDTNGEETDVYSNEIPAQFQNMERFAARKAMVAAVDALGLLDEVKPHDLTVPYGDRGGVVIEPMLTDQWYVRTAPLAKVAVEAVENGDIQFVPKQYENMYFSWMRDIQDWCISRQLWWGHRIPAWYDNHGNVYVGRTEEEVRQENNLAADIALRQDEDVLDTWFSSGLWTFSTLGWPENTEALRTFHPTSVLVSGFDIIFFWIARMIMLTMHFMKDEDGKPQVPFKTVYITGLIRDEEGQKMSKSKGNVIDPLDMVDGISLEDLLEKRTGNMMQPQLADKIRKRTEKQFPDGIVPSGTDALRFTLAALASTGRDINWDMKRLEGYRNFCNKLWNASRFVLMNTEDQDCGQNGGEMKLSLADRWILTEFNSTVKAYREALDSYRFDIAANLLYDFTWNQFCDWYLELTKPVMNSGSEAELRGTRNTLVTVLEALLRLAHPIIPFITETIWQRVKGLKNISDDTIMLQPFPQYDAAKEDAVAKADIEWMKQAIVAVRNIRAEMNIALSKPLDVLLRDCSPAALRRVEENRNFLSRLARLESLTILPAGEKGPVSVTKIVEGAELLIPMADLVNKDAELDRLAKELTKLDVEIEKIQTKLANEGFVARAPEAVVAKERERAAELEQSKAKLIEQQGVIAAL
- a CDS encoding beta-N-acetylhexosaminidase, whose protein sequence is MPLPRTLLACCLSMSFSAFATPAGDLPLMPWPQQVEQPHSGGAYQLTPQLTLQISGDHLEGAEVRWLARIARQTGWPLLPSGDADEKATIRIQIADAVDPLPQPDSDESYHLVVNSDGVLLEARTRFGAMRGMETLLQLIENSESGTVIPYVTIDDQPRFAWRGLLIDSARHFMPVETLKRQIDGIAAARMNVFHWHLTDDQGWRFASSHYPQLQEKASDGRYYTQQEMRDVVQYATQRGIRVVPEIDLPGHASAMAVAMPELMSAPGPYAMERGWGVFKPLLDPSNEEVFNFINTLVGEVAAIFPDPYLHIGGDEVDPTQWNDSPKIQQFMRDHGLKDAHALQAWFNQRVEKILEAHQRQMVGWDEIYHPDLPHSILIQSWQGQDALGEVVKNGYRGILSTGFYLDQPQPAAYHYRNEPFPQGLNGQDQLQPGEQAQSWQFTLPRLKGSPVQGSFTLIDGKGGWRGFIDFSGKARRMVSQVDWLSPGQVTFRVDSWMGEVQPVVTLTENNLTGYMLVGNVRYPTEGSLLAQMPAGIAPSLPTTQQLSDNLLGGEAALWAENVNSQIIDTKLWPRTFVVAERLWSAADVNDSDNMYQRLRAIDRWSTVSVGLQQYRQAEVQMMRLANSTDITPLRVLSEVLEPAQYYTRQHLKFQAGHYNYFEPLNRLADVLPAESEAIRLLDKQVDALITNRENHQAANAIRQQLQRWLSNCDRVMPLTLHNYQLHALQPQVQQVAELSRMGLDLVATLQRNQAYGAGEVAQMQAKLDAAAQVQDETVLAMVRPLEKLLRSFK
- the pyrI gene encoding aspartate carbamoyltransferase regulatory subunit, whose protein sequence is MTHDNKLQVEAIKRGTVIDHIPAQVGFKLLSLFRLTETDQRITIGLNLPSGEMGRKDLIKIENTFLTDDQINQLAVYAPHATVNRIDEYEVVAKIAPTLPDRIERVLTCPNGNCISRSEPVFSSFAVKKRDNEVHLKCKYCEKEFAHHVVLGHW
- the argF gene encoding ornithine carbamoyltransferase; translated protein: MSQLNQRHFLRLLDFTPAEIDYLLSLAGELKHAKKNASETQYLKGKNIALIFEKDSTRTRCSFEVAAYDQGANVTYLGPSGSQIGHKESMKDTARVLGRMYDGIQYRGYGQALVETLAEYAGVPVWNGLTTEFHPTQLLADLLTMQEHLPQKSLSEMTLVYVGDARNNMGNSMLEAAALVGLDLRLVAPKGCWPEEQLVEQCRVAAQKTGGKITLTEDIAEGVQGADFIYTDVWVSMGEAKSVWADRIALLRPYQVNSAMLALTGNPQVKFLHCLPAFHDDQTTLGHQMAEQYGLQDGMEVSNDVFESEHSIVFDQAENRMHTIKAVMVATLGQP
- the pyrB gene encoding aspartate carbamoyltransferase, with the protein product MANPLYRKHIISINDLSRDELELVLHTAAQLKAHPQPELLKHNVIASCFFEASTRTRLSFETAIHRLGASVVGFADGSNTSLGKKGETLADTISVIGTYVDAIVMRHPQEGAARLATEFSGGVPILNAGDGANQHPTQTLLDLFTIRETQSRLDNLNVAMVGDLKYGRTVHSLTQALAKFDGNRFFFIAPDALAMPSYITDMLDERNISWSRHDSIEEVLPQLDILYMTRVQKERLDPSEYANVKAQFILRASDLVGARDNMKVLHPLPRIDEITTDVDSTPHAWYFQQAGNGIFARQALLALVLNRDLAL
- the miaE gene encoding tRNA isopentenyl-2-thiomethyl-A-37 hydroxylase MiaE yields the protein MNYAPLLEPIHQFLHCRTPQAWIDEARKPENLTLLLTDHMVCELKAAQTAVWLIRKYVADKPSGDAILAWLQPYEDFIFGENHDSNFINAHKNLTKSIIVRNELPWADDLVEKMVLLIKEELHHFYQVWEIMQARDLPYRKITASRYAKGLLREVTTHEPDTLVDKLICGAYIEARSCERFASLAPYLDEQLEKFYISLLRSEARHYQDYLALAAQISPKDIAPRVRAIGEAEGRLISEPDTELRFHSGVPTF
- the rraB gene encoding ribonuclease E inhibitor RraB, whose amino-acid sequence is MAYEALLEEQREETRLIIDELLEDGSDPDALYTIEHHLSCNNFDSLEKAAVDAFKLGYEVTEPEELELEDGSTVMCVDILSEAALKPELIDAQVEQLVNLAGKYNVDYDGWGTYFEDPDAEDEDDDGDFIDDEDDNGVRH
- a CDS encoding GNAT family N-acetyltransferase; its protein translation is MTTVTPLNLQVRPITAADNPLIAQVIRAVSAEFGLTADKGYTVSDPNLDRLFELYSETNSAYWIVEHQGKVLGGGGVAPLACSAPDICELQKMYFMPEVRGFGLARDLALRAMDYARQQGFRRCYLETTGSLTRAIKLYESLGFTLIEEALGCTGHVDCEVRMLRTL
- the ridA gene encoding 2-iminobutanoate/2-iminopropanoate deaminase, which gives rise to MSREISTEKAPAAIGPYVQGVDLGSMIITSGQIPVDPQTGAVAEDVSAQARQSLENVKAIVEAAGLKVGDIVKTTVFVKDLNDFATVNATYEAFFTEHNASFPARSCVEVARLPKDVKIEIEAIAIRR